The genome window ACCTACCTACAGTCCCCGCACTCGCTTAGAACTAGCAGAGTACATGGCCTTTGTAGAGCGCTTCGGCAAGCGGCGCATTCCTTTACCTCGGAACCGCAGCCAGCAACTAATTATTTTACGGGCCCAAACCTTTTCCCAGCAGCAGCCCAAAGAAACCTCCGTAGATATGGAACAAGCCGCCGACGGAGGGGCTTCAGATTCCGACCAAACTTGGAACGACACCTCGGTGCACTCGGTGCGGGAAGCGATGGCCGGACAGGGTTCGGCGGCAATTCGTCCCCCAGGCGACGAGTCAGAATCTCTGCGGCAAAACGTGATTGACGAATTAGTGGGTTACTTGAAAGAGCGCAACCAACAAGACTGCGCCGATTACTTCGTGCTCCGCTTGCAAGACTTACCGACTAATGAAATAGAGTCGCTTCTGGGAATAACTCCCCGCCAAAGAGACTATTTGCAGCAGCGCTTCAAGTACCATTTGCTCAGGTTTGCCATGTCGCACCGCTGGGAACTCGTTCACCAGTGGCTGGAAGCAGACTTAGACCGCAATTTGGGTTTGCTGCCTTCTCAGTGGCAGGCTTTTGGCGAGCAAATTGGCCCAGAGGGACAGCGTTTGCTAAAGTTGAAACAACAGGGTCTGTCAGAGTCAGCGATCGCCCAAACCCTGGGCAGCACGGTAGCCCAGGTACAGAAGCGGTGGTTTAAATTGCTGGAACTTGCGTGGGAATTGCGAAATCGTTCAGATTCCGGAGAAGGGGCATCTAGTGATGAATAACGAAACGAACAGGGATGCAGAGGCTTTCGATCGCCATTTTTTAGACTGGATATTGCAGGGGCCGATCGCGAATACCTCTAACGAAGATGAGGAAAACCTCAATCCATCCCCTCGCTCAGAAGAGTGGGGCGACACAGAAGACAATTCCGGGGTGGAATACTGGGAATGGGACGAACCAGACCCGCTGGACTATCAAGTGGGGGCGCACAGCAATGCACCCGCACAACCGCTGACAATTGGAGAAATACCGACCGTGCAAGACCGTTTTCAGACCTTGTTAAAAGAAAGGCTTAGAGCCGAAATAGAATCTAACCCGCCACTGTTCCCCTGGGAAACAGAATTCAAAAGCTACGACCACGATTACCCAGACGATGTAGCCCCCAAATGGGTTCCTCCCCTACACATCTGGACTCCCCAACTACAAAATATCAGGTGGGGCCGCCTGCCAATTCCGATCGCCCAAGGGGTTTTTGCTCAACTGCTAGAACCTTGTCAGGAACTGGTAATGTCGTCGCTGCGGCAAGGCTCGAAGTTAGTTCGCGCTGTAGATGGCTTATTTCCGGGCCAGTCTCAGGAACTCAACGAGTTAGCTGGTTTAGTGCTCCGAGGTTCTTTGCGGGGACTTCTAGATTTAGAAGATTTCCCGAATTACGAAGCAGCGAGTACCGATCAACAAATGGTGCTGTCGCTGTTGGCCGCCAAGGAAATCATTGAGTCTCTAACTTTGGATTGTCCTGTGAATCAGCCGCCTGTTTCGCGGGAGTGGCTGACTGGTTTGGGTGCGCTGACTCTGGAGGCTCAATACCTGTCGAACCGCAACAGAGAACAGCCAATGCCGTGTTTAAGAGTTGAGTGCCAATTTCCGGGGGCAGGAAGTTTGGAACTCAAGGGAGGAGATGCCGAAGCAACTGCACAGCGTCCGAATTCCGGGCATTTAAGTGTGGAGTTGTTTGACCCGCAACCTAACAAGACTTATGCCCTAGAAGTTCGATTCCAAAACTTCGAGACCAGACCTTTGATGTTTGCTATTCGTCCAATTTTAAGCGGACCAGATAGCAACTAGAAAGGTTTAATTAGAGTAAATAATTTAGGTTTTTACTCTCTGGTTTGACCTCACACACAAACAGATTCAATCCCTCGACTTCTGTCGTCGTGGAAAGCAAAAAAAGTTAGATATTAGTTCAATCCCCAGATTAATCTGTGGATTCAATCTAAAATCTAATGACCGAGAAATAAGATTTAGATCTTAGTGAAAACCCAGATTCATCTGTGGAGTCAATCTAAAATCTAAAATCTAAAATCGTTTGACAGAGAAATAAGATTTAGATCTTAGTGAAAACCCAGATTCATCTGTGGAGTCAATCTAAAATCTAAAATCTAAAATCTAAAATCGTTGGATGGGTGCACATGACAACTGATAACCTGCGAAATATACCTGTTTTGGGTAAGCTGTGGGAGCAGATTGAGGCCATGCCTCCGCCGGTGATTGAGGATTCTTTACTGCTGCGAATCCTAGTTCAGTTGTTGGTAATTGTGGGAATTGTAGCTACTGACGTTGCTGCTGAAGAAGCCCAGAACCTGTGGGCTGTGCCTGTTAGTATTGTGGGAGCAACTTGGAGTTGGTACCGCCGCCGCGATCGCAATGTAGCTGCTAAGTTCTGCATAGCTATTGGAATGCTGGTGGCGCTGTTCGCTTTTTTTAGCCGCTTGGTGGGAGAATTGAACGATACGCGGTTAGTTTTGGCGCAACTGTTAATCCAACTTCAAGTGCTGCACAGTTTCGATTTGCCCCGCCGCAAGGATTTGGGCTATTCGATGGTAATCGGGCTAATTTTGTTAGGGGTAGCAGCGACTCTCAGCCAAACCTTGACTTTTGGGCCGCTGTTGTTGGTGTTTTTGGCTTTAGCGCTTCCGACTTTGGTTTTGGATTATCGATCGCGCTTGGGATTTTTGAAGCCAGAAGCCATTGGCGAAAAAGCACAAGGTAAAGGGAAAAATGAAAGCCTGTCGCTATTTGCTGCTACTTTATCCCCAAAGTATTTTGCTTGGCTGCTGCTGATAACTGTCGGGTTGGGGCTGACTATTTTTGCGTTTTTGCCGCGCCTCCCAGGCTATCAGTTGCGGACTTTTCCGGTGAGTGCTCCTATTCAATATCAGGGGGAGTTTGACTCGCGCAGCATTCTGAATCCTGGGTATGTTAGAGGCGGAAATCAAAAAGGGACTGGCGGAGGAAGGGGGAGAAACCCTGACAAAGGGCCAGGAGAGGTAGACTCTACTTTTTATTACGGTTTCAACCAGCGCATCAATCAAAATTTGCGGGGGGAAATGAAACCCCAGGTGGTGATGCGGGTGCGATCGCAGGCTGCGGGTTTTTGGCGGGTGTTGGGCTTCGACAAATACACCGGTCAGGGTTGGGAAATTTCTCGCAACGAACAAGCTCAAACGGTGAATCGACCTAGGTGGTCTTATCAATTTTATTTGAATCCGTTTCCCAATGCGCCTCGGACTCAAGAGGTGATTCAAAGTTATACTATTGTTGCTCAGTTGCCGAATTTGATTCCAGCTTTAAACAAGCCGAGGGAACTTTATTTTCCGACGACAGAGGTGGCAGTTGATGCGGAGGGAGGTTTGCGATCGCCTGTGGAATTGGCGGATGGTTTGACTTATACGGTGATTTCTCATGTGCCATTTCGCGATCGCTCTTTGTTGGGTAAAACTGGTACTAATTACCCGAAAAACATTCGCAACTTCTATTTGGATGTGCCGCCGGAAATTGCCCAGAAGGTACGAGAAAAAACTGAAGAAATATTGGCGGCAAGAACTAGAGTATCTAAGTCGGACAGACCGATCGATTCTCCTTACGAAAAAGCTTTGTACTTAGCTCAATATTTAAAGCAAAATCCGAATTACAAAATAGAAAAAGCTTTGCCTTACTTAGAAGAAGGTGAAGATTTAGTCGAGGGTTTTCTGTTTGGCTATAAAAACACCCAGGGCGGTAAAAAGGTGACAGGTGGATATCCAGACCACTTTTCGACGGTATTGACCATTATGCTGAGGTCGATCGGGATTCCGGCGCGGCTGGCGGGCGGTTTCGATACGGGAGAATTTAACCCGTTTACTGGTTACTATGTTGTGAAAAATACCGATGCTTTCTTGATGACGGAGGTATATTTTCCCAATCACGGCTGGTTTGGTTTTAATCCGATTCCCGGTTATCCGCTGATTCCGGCTTCGGTGGAAGACAACCAGACTTTTAGTGCGATCGAATCGTTTTGGAAGTGGATCGCGGGTTGGCTACCGACTCCTCTCAGAAGCGGGCTGGATTCAGTTATAGGTTTTGTAATTGGCTGGATAAGTTTGATTGTGGGCTGGTTTCTGGGACAGTTTGCTAAGGGTTGGGTGGGGTTATTTACTGGTTTGATTGCTGCGATCGCCTTTGGCTTTATGGGCTGGTTAATTTGGCAAGTGTGGCGCAAGTGGCGCCACCGCCGCTGGCTGGCGAAGTTGCCGCCGGTGGAGGGGGTTTATCAGGAAATGCTGAAGGATTTGGCGAGTAGGGGATTTGCCAAGCAGAAAGCTCAAACGCCTTTGGAGTATGCTGAGGCTATGCGCGGTAATCATCCCACTGATGAAGCTGAGGTGATTGATGAAGTTTCGCAAGCTTACGTGCGGTGGAAGTATGGCGGGGAAGCGGGTAATTTGAACCAGTTGCGGCAGTTGGTGGAAAATTTGAGGCGATCGCACTTGAAGAAACTCAAAAAGCGCTGGTTTTAGGCGATACCATTTTAGCTAAGATACAGCTTTCCCTAAAATTAGTCTAAAAAAGGCTAGTTTATCATGATAGTCTATTTTGAGAGAATTCTGCATCGCGGGAGATCGCTCTGTCCATAAAGCAAGTACCGGAGAATACGATGAGTCAAGTTGTCATTGAAAATCCCATCATCAACTCCGCTTTCTCCGAGCCAAAGCGTCACTTTCGCTTTGACGATGACGGTATTACTGATGAACAAGTCCCATCCCGTCGCATCAGCCATTATTTTATTCCTATTGCCCAACCGAAGAAGAAAAGTAAGCAGTTTCAGCAACTAGAACTAAATCTGGGTGAATGGACACAAGATCGCGTAGAGGAGAACAAGTTTATTAACCAAGTGCGCGATCGTGTTAGCTTGTGGAGACGCGGAGGATATCTCTACGTTACCCCTACTACTAAAAAATTATTGGAATATTGGACTAACCCCGATCGCGAACGTAAACTATATTTCTGTCAAATTGAAGCTTTAGAAACAGTTATTTATATTACAGAAGTAGCTAAAAAGTGCGGCGATAACTGGATTGAAAATCAACTGCGACAATTTAATGCGGATGCTAACCCGCTATTGTTTCGCATGGCTTGTAAAATGGCCACAGGAAGCGGCAAGACAGTAGTAATTTCAATGCTGATGGCATGGCATACTCTTAATAAAGTTGCTAATCCTCAGAATAATAAATTTAGCGATGCTTTTTTGGTAGTAACGCCGGGAATTACGGTGCGCGATCGCCTGCGGGTACTCCAACCCAATGATACCGAAAATTACTATAAAAAACTTGACTTAGTACCACCGGAGTTAATGCCGGAGTTGGATAAAGCTAAGATTGTTATTACCAACTATCACGCTTTTAAACTGCGAGAACTCAATTCCGCCGCCAAGTTAACTAAAGATATTCTCACTCAAGGACAAAAAAGCGCTTTTACTGAAACTCCCGACCAAATGGTACGGCGAGTTTGTAAAGATTTGGGTAATAAGAAAAACATTATCGTAATTAATGATGAAGCTCACCACTGTTACCGCCGTCGCGTTGGTGATGATAATATCAAGCTGAAAGGCGACGATCGGAAAGAAGCGGAAAAACGAAACGAGGAGGCACATCTTTGGATTTCAGGTATTGAAGCTGTACAGTCCAAAATTGGGGTCAAAATGGTTTATGACTTATCAGCTACACCGTTCTTTTTAAAAGGTTCTGGTTATCCAGAAGGCAATCTATTTCCTTGGGTAGTTTCTGACTTTTCTCTAATTGATGCGATTGAATCTGGGATTGTCAAAATTCCTCGCGTTCCGGTATCTGATGATAATGTGACAGGGGAACTGCCTGCTTATCGCAGTATTTGGCCCTTAATTCGCGACGATCTCCCTAAGAAAGGGCGCAATACCCAGGATGAAAGTAAGTCATCCCCAGAACCAAAACTCCCTGGACTATTAGAGGGAGCCTTAGACAGTCTGTATAGTAACTACAAAAAAGCTTTTGAATTATGGGAACAAGACACAGAAGCTCAGGATAGAGGACGGACACCGCCTGTATTCATCGTTGTCTGTAACAATACCAACGTCTCTAAACTGGTTTATGACTATATTGCTGGCTGGGACACTGGCAAAAAATATCCTGATAGCAGACCTGTTTTAAGTCCAGGTAAACTGCCACTATTTAGTAATGTCCAAGACGGGAAGTGGACAGCCAGACCGAATACGATTCTGGTAGATAGCGAACAACTAGAATCAGGTGAAGCAATGAGTGCTGAATTTAAAAAAATAGCAGCACAGGAAATAGAAGAATTTAAAGCTGAATATCGAGAGAGATATCCAGGGAAAGATCCCGAAAAAATCACGCCTGAAGAGTTATTGCGTGAGGTCTTAAATACAGTTGGAAAGCCGGGAAAGCTGGGCGAACAAATTCGCTGTGTTGTCTCTGTTTCCATGCTGACTGAGGGATGGGATGCCAGTACCGTCACCCACATTTTAGGGTTAAGAGCTTTTGGCACTCAGTTGTTATGCGAGCAAGTTGTCGGACGGGGACTGCGGCGAATTAACTATGCAGTGAATAAGGAGGGAAAATACGAACCGGAGTATGCCGAAGTTTACGGTATTCCCTTTGCTTTTATCCCCTGTGCGGGTTCAAATAAAACGCCCAAGCGGGGGGCGCTGCCTACCCGCGTTCGGGCTTTGCCAGAACGAAGTGAATGTGAAATTACTTTTCCTCGGTTGACGGGTTATCGTTATGACATCACTAGGGGAAAACTCACGGCTAATTTTACTGATGTTTCTCAATACGTTCTCTCTACTGCTGACTTACCAACGGTGACAGTAAACGCTCCCATTGTTGGCCAATCGAGTATTCATACATTAGATGAGTTAAAATCTCACCGAGAGCAGGAAGTAGCTTTTCTGTTGGCAAAGATGACTTTAGAAAAATATTTCCGAGGGGATGGGAGTCAAAAACAAGAAAAAACTACCCAACATTTTTTTGATGCAGATGTACAAGCTTGGTTATTTCCTGAAGTTTTACAAATCACTAAACAGTGGCTAAGAGAGTGTGTCAGTTACAAAGACCATACCTATCCTCAG of Oscillatoria nigro-viridis PCC 7112 contains these proteins:
- a CDS encoding transglutaminase TgpA family protein; this translates as MTTDNLRNIPVLGKLWEQIEAMPPPVIEDSLLLRILVQLLVIVGIVATDVAAEEAQNLWAVPVSIVGATWSWYRRRDRNVAAKFCIAIGMLVALFAFFSRLVGELNDTRLVLAQLLIQLQVLHSFDLPRRKDLGYSMVIGLILLGVAATLSQTLTFGPLLLVFLALALPTLVLDYRSRLGFLKPEAIGEKAQGKGKNESLSLFAATLSPKYFAWLLLITVGLGLTIFAFLPRLPGYQLRTFPVSAPIQYQGEFDSRSILNPGYVRGGNQKGTGGGRGRNPDKGPGEVDSTFYYGFNQRINQNLRGEMKPQVVMRVRSQAAGFWRVLGFDKYTGQGWEISRNEQAQTVNRPRWSYQFYLNPFPNAPRTQEVIQSYTIVAQLPNLIPALNKPRELYFPTTEVAVDAEGGLRSPVELADGLTYTVISHVPFRDRSLLGKTGTNYPKNIRNFYLDVPPEIAQKVREKTEEILAARTRVSKSDRPIDSPYEKALYLAQYLKQNPNYKIEKALPYLEEGEDLVEGFLFGYKNTQGGKKVTGGYPDHFSTVLTIMLRSIGIPARLAGGFDTGEFNPFTGYYVVKNTDAFLMTEVYFPNHGWFGFNPIPGYPLIPASVEDNQTFSAIESFWKWIAGWLPTPLRSGLDSVIGFVIGWISLIVGWFLGQFAKGWVGLFTGLIAAIAFGFMGWLIWQVWRKWRHRRWLAKLPPVEGVYQEMLKDLASRGFAKQKAQTPLEYAEAMRGNHPTDEAEVIDEVSQAYVRWKYGGEAGNLNQLRQLVENLRRSHLKKLKKRWF
- the hetZ gene encoding heterocyst differentiation protein HetZ, whose product is MREICQSVETIFQLLLDELKKSTRASEQNCQDVAGRLAAEVNRICTESQRIQASGDIEGSAQSLAQHRLQQCLHYYNLGSGPGRVELHSTLSAIVYRYITPPQVQSSYQGRVELIKDFLQGFYLEALKAFRRETQLPPTYSPRTRLELAEYMAFVERFGKRRIPLPRNRSQQLIILRAQTFSQQQPKETSVDMEQAADGGASDSDQTWNDTSVHSVREAMAGQGSAAIRPPGDESESLRQNVIDELVGYLKERNQQDCADYFVLRLQDLPTNEIESLLGITPRQRDYLQQRFKYHLLRFAMSHRWELVHQWLEADLDRNLGLLPSQWQAFGEQIGPEGQRLLKLKQQGLSESAIAQTLGSTVAQVQKRWFKLLELAWELRNRSDSGEGASSDE
- a CDS encoding BPTD_3080 family restriction endonuclease, with amino-acid sequence MSQVVIENPIINSAFSEPKRHFRFDDDGITDEQVPSRRISHYFIPIAQPKKKSKQFQQLELNLGEWTQDRVEENKFINQVRDRVSLWRRGGYLYVTPTTKKLLEYWTNPDRERKLYFCQIEALETVIYITEVAKKCGDNWIENQLRQFNADANPLLFRMACKMATGSGKTVVISMLMAWHTLNKVANPQNNKFSDAFLVVTPGITVRDRLRVLQPNDTENYYKKLDLVPPELMPELDKAKIVITNYHAFKLRELNSAAKLTKDILTQGQKSAFTETPDQMVRRVCKDLGNKKNIIVINDEAHHCYRRRVGDDNIKLKGDDRKEAEKRNEEAHLWISGIEAVQSKIGVKMVYDLSATPFFLKGSGYPEGNLFPWVVSDFSLIDAIESGIVKIPRVPVSDDNVTGELPAYRSIWPLIRDDLPKKGRNTQDESKSSPEPKLPGLLEGALDSLYSNYKKAFELWEQDTEAQDRGRTPPVFIVVCNNTNVSKLVYDYIAGWDTGKKYPDSRPVLSPGKLPLFSNVQDGKWTARPNTILVDSEQLESGEAMSAEFKKIAAQEIEEFKAEYRERYPGKDPEKITPEELLREVLNTVGKPGKLGEQIRCVVSVSMLTEGWDASTVTHILGLRAFGTQLLCEQVVGRGLRRINYAVNKEGKYEPEYAEVYGIPFAFIPCAGSNKTPKRGALPTRVRALPERSECEITFPRLTGYRYDITRGKLTANFTDVSQYVLSTADLPTVTVNAPIVGQSSIHTLDELKSHREQEVAFLLAKMTLEKYFRGDGSQKQEKTTQHFFDADVQAWLFPEVLQITKQWLRECVSYKDHTYPQLLMLTEFAHDATDRIYQAIAAGESHKSLKPILRPYDTFGSTRYVDFDTARLVYTTDYNKCHVSHVVLDSNWEAKMVESLEQMNEVVCYVKNQNLGFAIPYTLNGEQKNYLPDFIVRINDGQEDLLNLILEVSGEARKDKAAKVATARTLWIPAVKNHGGLGRWDFLEITDPWDAQKSIRMYLSKQTAETDTNRSTIQKTPGVCGGNARIRNTRIPVWTIISFYKLGASDDEILRNYPGLTPEDLKVVLSYYEQHQYEIDRVILAQDDDDS